The DNA region ggggtactgagtacctgggatactcaccagtctgttaggtcagattttacaatggtttgggtatatatgtttttaaatctggtgttggtgacaaatgatttgtatgattgaatttctggtcttagccagggcaagggcaatctttgttgttactatcctccgtcagtcagccttgactcgcttgaactacggaaggattccactcctgtagaggctaactttggtcaaattccaattcctctacaatagtaagaagagcaccgaccagaggcagtaacagtctgctgtagctctcttacaaggtaaggtacaacagacaccttgagtgtttactggtattgcaataaatgtaaccatttaaaaatactagtggtcactgaatcccaccttcccataaatgtgtaatcagctctataattgttcggtaagacactacaataaaaatgaaattttcattattaaaatgaagttttattgtatacttaccgaacaattatgattatacccaccctcctccccttaggtggacggacgggcagaaagaattggattcacctgggcagttgtacctggttctcccgcgagtggagggagatgacgtcatcaccaccagtgttggcgacgccgacgcgctaaatttgaatttagtatcctgccgctcgtggaaatcacggctctataattgttcggtaagtatacaataaacttcattttaataatgaaaatttcattttttgtaaagaagcatgtttttttttttattattttttttttattatatatagaatacgtatatatataagagatgagCCTTTCAGTATAAATGAGGGAGTTCATTACTGTGAGCTACGTTAAGGCTACAATAATTGACTTAATGGTATGtatgaaaaaatttgttttatggtGTAAGCTTCATTTTTGAAGCTACCGACTTGTAGTTTTGTATGATACCAGATGTGTAGCATATATGAATAGTGTATTGTTAACTGATTTGTTTTCCTTTCAGGTAGGAaagttgatgaaatttttggATCTCCCCAGCAGAAGTTCATGTCCGTCAAGTTGGGTGAAAACATGAAAGCTAAATCATTTAAAGCAAACACAACGGTAGGTTTACTTTTGTGTAAATTTATACTAAATGGTTTTCATGTtagaaatcaaataaaagtatCTGCTATTCATGGTACCATTAATCTTCGTTATTACTGGCAGTCCCCGCAAACCCCCGACACTGACGATAAACGGAAATTGGCGATAATAGTGCTGAGTCCCGGTTATCGGCACCTATAACCGAGGCTTGGCGCCAAAAATTCGGTTATTGTTGTTGCTAGACAGTGCCATAAGACCAGATTCCCAataactgaggactgcctgtattgatgAAATAACAGGAGAGGCTTTTGTCATGCTACTagcactttacaaaaaactaaaatacagtAGTTGCAAAATGTTAGTGAAATTATGTTAGGTATCCGGGTGGGTGTTTTGTGTTCGAACTTGGACAGTTTTCTTCTTGACCCATTCCTATGTTGGCCATAACAAATTACACTGCAACCGCAAGTCCTTTTTTAATTgctcatttgtatttttgtagtcAGTCAGATTTATATGCACTCCAAAAGTTGTGAGAATTTGCAACTGCCAAGAGAATAAAGGGGATACAGGCAGCCCACGGTTAAAAGGTGGGGTTCTGTTCCCAGCCAGACGCTGATAACCGAAAATCGTTAACCAGAACATCACAATAATTATGGCAATAATTGGCATTTAAAACGCCATAAGGACTGATAGACTGCTTAACAGTACCATTAGTCAGTTATCGGCACTAATAAACTGCGTCATTAGGCAACCGTCGTAAAATTGAAACTGTTAACCGATGCCTCCAGTAAGCAGGAACTgcctgtaattgtttttatttgaaaacCCTGGTTACCAGTTTAAAGTTTCAGTATGATAGTAATTGTTGTCATTGGATATTGACATTTGTTATGttcattattcaaaatatgcTATGTaatcaagttttgtttttttccatagaATGGAATCTGTTTTACCAACTTGTTCCTCTCAGGAATGAGATTTCCTCACTACGTGTTGAGACCTGATAATGGCTAAcaattcattctttcattcagCTGTATTATGTCAACATTGCTAATTGCCTGTTTTTTGTGCATCTCACCAATGTGGCATTTTCATCTTTCAtgtcattctgtttttttttttttttttatcaagtgaaatacatAGGATATCGTCTTAAAACACTGGCATTTAATGTTCACTTATAGGTATACTGTGAATATTAATTGAAACTTTCCTTTAGTTATTCATTGATTTTCTTTTCATCACAGTGAAATCAGCTTGCATTAGTCTGTGCTATTTGGAGATTACTTCACCTCATAAAGTCAATCCGTTTCAGTTTTGCCACTCTTAAATGTACAGTAATCAGGCTGTTGGTTGGCTTTGTAAACACTGCTCTGGCAGAATtccaatattgcatttctttcccTTCTTGGCTGCTCCCTTCAAATATTTATCCTCCCCGCACAGTCTTGAATCAGCTTAGTTGGTTCACACGTTCATTAGTTCACCTTGTATCGGTTTACTCACATTTTTATATCACTTGAATTACCTTTCAAAAGATCTTTTATGTTTTCAGTATTCTTAATCCTTCCATCTATATATCATTTCAtctgttttaaataaataaatgcctaTTCTGTAAtgctattttgaaattattttttattttctgtcaatcCCAATtgcttttgtttcagtttttataAATCTATGCTTATGCCTCTTGCCAGGATGTCTGCTGCTGTCTGCCTTTTGTGCTATTTTAAGAGTATTTATGCTTCTTCTTCACTGAGCTACCTAAAGGCTGTAGTTTGGCTATTGGATGAGGAAAAGTCATACATAATCACTATCTTTTTATTATAACTCAAACTTTAGTTACTGATCAACAGGTCTCGAGTTTGGGCAGATTGGCTGAGTTTATATCATTAGTAAGGGCTtcaggaaatgaaaaaatgagagctgaataataatatttcttttattgcttcAATTTTATTAATTGCAATATTTTGTGTGCTTAAAATAGGTTTTCAGGTAAGGTATTTAATCTTACTATTGTTAGCCAAACTTGATTGTAATGGAAAGAATCCTACACAGTTATTTTTAGTTTGACTTGCACACTGTAATTAGGATTTTTAAAAGTGCATTGTTAGTTAAGTGACGCAGCTTTTCATCattaaggcattttttttccagttgttcATTGACCCTGCAAAACTCTTGCCACTACGAATTTTTCTTCCTGGTGGTGATAAAGGCCGAGGAGGTGGTAGAGGTCGTGGTAAGTTTCagaatttttttgctttacagtTATAACCATAGATGCTGATGTCCAAGtaaaatttttctttgttaaacAAGAGAGGTTTGAGAGAACATATGGATATACATGGGTGATGGTTACTGCCAGCTTTGCATCATTAGGTAGCAGACTGTTTGTCTGTGCCACGGAACATTCTTTTGGGATCAGCTGCTGTACTTTCTGCCTGTTTGTCCATTATTCCTTTTGGTCTCTTCCCACCTAGGTGTTCAGTTTCATGAATAATTATCCATTCTTGGAATTAAACACATTTAACCAGATGCATATATCTGGCTCTTACAAAATAATTCCATTGccattattcatatattaatataattaagtaAATTATCATGTATTTTTCCTGAATACATATCATGATTGTGAACTTTCAAGGCGCTCCTAAGTGATGTTTTTgtatcattttcatttgtttagatGGGAAATAAGGTCGCCTTACAGTTCTGTGTTGTCTAAGTCTATATCTCTACCCTTTTTTCCATGATTTTATGGGCTTTCTTATTAGTCATTGTCATACTGCTGCCCTATCTAAAACTTTTCTGACTGCTTCCCATCCCTTATCATCATAAGCCTGAACCATGAGTGTCTTGAGCTGTTTATTTTCCAGTTGGGAACACAGCATCTAGTTTTCTAGTTTCTTCGTCATTGTCTATGTGTCTGTTGCTTTGAACATTGCCATCTTTATATATCCCTCAAaactttttcctgtttacgtattgttACTAATAGTCCAGCAATCCAGGCTATAACTgctcttttattttcttgctaACTTCTCCCAATACCTACTACTCGACAGTCCAGTAATACTGTAGATATGGTTAGTCTTTTTGTAAGCCAGTTTTGTTAATGCTAAacaaattagttcagtggtctggttaaaactacttttttaataataatctacTTTTCTGAGGTCTCTCCTTCCACCATAATGTGATGGTGCCATAACTTGATGAAAAGACCATTAATAACCCCTTGAGATTGAGTTGTCGTAAGTTGAGGATGTACTGTATTTTGCAGCAGCCTCCCATCCTAGTATTGTTAGGTGAccgaatggccttcttggccccagaaCCTGGGCTTTTGCCCAAagtatcatacatccatccatcctagGGGTGTtgtgagcaaaaagaaaaaagtacagtATGTAATGTAATTTTTGCAACACAGTACTACAGTAatgtagtacagtggtacctcaacatacgaaattaatccgttccgaggcagccttcgtatcatgagcttttcgtatcttgaactgcattttacatgtaaactgcctaatccattccaagccctacaaaaacaccccagtaaattatatttccaggcttacaacacattttctagggttacgacgccaatccgacgtaagaaatatgactccaaaaaggcaaaatactgtacatacttgagtagtattcaactgcatgtaatgttcaagcCTGGAATCGTTGATCTCTCTCAGTGCTGCTGAGGAACCACAACCAACTGGTAAAACTCTCAGCTTCCACTGTGAAAAGCTTAGGTGAGGGGGAGCCTCAGCTCTCACTCATTCCCATTCAATACTAGTTCTactgcaatgagaaaaaaagaaaagaccaaTATTAATCAACAATCCCTCACCCAGAAgaacaacacaaatataataaataaaaaactgaatccTAAAAACTAGTTTAAAAATTGCCTAACTTAATTAACCtaataacaaaatatgaaaaaaaatcaaacattcatTCATACAAACCAATTTCTTCTATGCTACTGCATTGATACAAGAGTAAgtgaagaatttttgtttttcaggtgGTCGTGGAGGCGGCAGAGGTGGCggtcgtggtggtggtggtaggggaggaggaggaggatttggaAGAGGtgtgggggaggaagaggaggaggaggaggaggattggtaGAGGTGGTGGtggaagagggggggggaggggggaggcggcGGGGGAGGCTTCGGAAGAGCGGTGGGGGGGAGGCTTCGGAAGAGGTGGcgggggaggaagaggaagaggaggtggcGGTGGATTCAGGAGATAATCTAgatgtaaatatttaatttttaaggaaaatcatgatattgtgaattgtgtttttatatcccTCTTGTACCTGTCCTTTTGGAGATGTTATCTAATGCATATTCACTTCTAAGTGGACCTGGACttacatctttccccagccagAGTTACTGACCTGCTCAGTCAGGCACCGCCAGCCAGTGGCAGGCGCATACACGTTGCAACAGGTAGGTCAGAAAAGATTTTCATTGCAAGGCCTCCCATCCCTTAAAATTGCACTGCCTACGATGCTATATCTGCATGCTGATATCTACAGAAAGCTATTGATTCTGTCTCCAAATGGGCCAGcctaaatggttttaaattttcagccattaatagtgttgctatccgcttttcaaggagcaggcgtaaagaggttatacctaatttaaaactcgagggatctattttaccatgtgctgccgatgtcaaattttgggaatgacttttgactcaaaactcacctggaccaaacatattgataaccttaaagcatcttttaatcttttgaaagtagtCTCTGGATATGAGTGGGGAACTTGACAAGAAATGTTCATTAAGACTATGATGCACTTTGTAGATCAAAGGTAGATTATTGATATCGGATTtattcttcagcatgtaaaagCAAACTTAACGACCTCAATATTGTCCATAACATGGGATTACGAATTTGCTCTGGTGCATTCCGAATATCTGTCGAGTCTGTAGATACCCATCAAGTGCCACTTGACTTACGACGGGAGGAACTGGGTCTGCGCTACATAATGCGCATAAAAAGCAGTTccgaaaatccttccaataagGTCATTCGCCAACTTGGCAACAGGAAATTTAAACTAATGTCATCTGTCCCCTTCCAGATAAGGCTACATCACGAAGTGAATAATAATACACTAAAAAAATCAGAATGTTTCTCAGTTAGTTGCCTCCAGATTCCCCCCATGGCttatccctaaagcaaaagtttgtaacaaaactatggtcaagaagaacctttcaaataaaatggcagagtttATTCTTAGAACGTGATGTAACTCATGATGGTGCGAATAAGATTTATGCAGACGGTTCCAAgtcaagagagggagttgggctAGCCTAATTACAGAAGACACTTGTGAGGCTGCAAAACTACCAAATTCGGCTACagtatatacagcagaactttctgccattaatagagcatttgctattgttcatcgtaccgagaagaagaaaATTGTTATATATTCAGATTCTAAAAGTGGTTTGGAGAGTTAATATTTGCAATACATCAGATCCTTTGATTCTCCAAGCTCAAGAGTGGCAGTTTCGGATTTCTTGCAAATACAGCTGTttcgttctgctgggttcctacccatgtagggatcaaaggtaatgaaaaagctgatagagcagcaaaaagagtatgcaataaaaaaatatctggatatccatgaagttccatacattgatatgaagtctcctattcgaagctatatccgccacaaatggcaggagcgatggtcctcaAACCACCTTGCCAGAAATAAGAAGCTGAAGGCAATCAGACCTAATTCgaatttttggcagtcttcgtttcatagagacaggaggaccgagattgttttaacgagacttcgtattggccattcccgattgacacacagctttatacttgaaggaagtgaggCTCCAGTTTGTGCTCGCTGTAGCTGCCTGTTGACAGGAGCATATTCTGGTTTGTTGCCCAGTGTATGGTGCTGTCCGCAGGAAATTCGGTCTTTCAGGGAaacaaatttcttatattttagatgatgatgatgtcaataatcttgtaaagttcttaaaagagattgatatatactataaaatttgacgtattaatatttaattttacctttcacctaatacacacaagtgtatgcagttatacttttaattccccctcattttgggaccaccttgacgtggtgagggggctctcgaacctcaggaatctcttcccaggttcgaacccaagagtcccatatgacattatatattttcgagtaaacttatgtggacttttccattttttgccaaaatttttgaaagcaaatatatgagaaaacatatcatggcttaacgtggagttaaatccgaagctaaatagtgggaactgtggtagatccatcatcgacccgacaatgttcggacctgtttttcaggcggaactattctgtggagctggaccacggattccagggggggcctggttctaggaatagaactctcggcattctatccagtttgcccataatgtgattaggatggggataattgtattaacataatactctcagtcctagtaagcgggttctgcttacacttgggccatactaatcatgttatgccatcccctttttggggtagggtagggatgcggacatttgggagtcctttcttaCTTGTggctttggcagaagatttaacttcgcgaagggccaatgatatcttttcaagatgttttttttttttttttttttttaattttttttttttttgtttttttttttttttttttttttttaacaaaaatttatgaactgtgaaataaatgatttgagttacccctgggccccatgatggaaacaaaaactacggcacagttgatgaccattggcacgtcactcccgaatttcctaggtactgccacaagtagtgaaagtactataaaagatacaaaggaacaccctgttccaagtaaagcagcagagccagaaaaccaaatagagtgcataaataaaaaagaaacaaacaaaaataaaatggtaaactccaatatcgtaacaatggaaccatatatgatgaacaataattctgaattagagacaaataatcctcccagcaatacagaaaaatataaaaatcataatagacaagcaacatacataaaacaaggaccaaaaagaaacaaaaattaccgacttaatcccacattggtacattttgatgacctctttggaccagataattggtcaagatttctagtcctcaaagctgacaacaaaatctcagcagcgatgctagaaaacaaattacttaacatatatccaaaacaagacatggaatgcagacacatcaaggacaatgaatggcttatccaagtaaccaataaaaagcagtccactgcctttttaagtataacagaaataaataatataaaggtaataattacaagccacgaaactgaattatgtacagggtacagttaTCCTACCCAATatcgagcaggagcttccttcaaaacaactattgctagactccctaaaattgagatataacaatatccacgatttagaaatatactctatttcaagtaggaaagataaaagtaaaaatatcaacattgccaaaataaaatttacaggccaagacctaccatttaaaataaaaattcttggacaaaatagagaagttcgtccttttgttcctaaaccactGCAATGTACAGTGCTCtaggtatggacacacacacaatagatgCCGTAATAAGGCtttatgtgcagtctgtgcatcagatgaccataccactaattggaactgtaatcaatcaaaatgtattaattgtggactagcccatcacgcaaaatctaaggagtgttcattttaccaatatataacagaacttcagttgttaataaataggacaggaatgtcagtcatggaagccagacttgagctaaaagtaagaggcgttaacaatccatccaaaacccccaccttttcaaatgtgactaaaaatcaagacatcaaacagcacaatgacaaacaagatagtataaacatggaaactggatttcataccaataatactgaaatccaaaataaaagtgatattacaacaaccaataccaccacaaacatagatgattcagttatccatggaaaagaacttccaatagaagaagaattaaataatgatgataatcgaactggcaaaaagaaaagaattctagaaagaaccccacctaagggaaaaaaagtaaatattgaaaattacaattaatCCAGAGAGagtccaactacaccaggagaacattttaaaaaagatattaaactaacctcatcacaagtggaaatacacaattaccctcaatctcaatcaaacagccaacatctggacagtaaagatcactctttacaatttccatcaaataatactaatgaaaatcataccattaaaccaaaccaaaatataactatcaccccccaaccatccacaagacccaaatatcccattaacaacaacaaaacaaataacccctcaaaccaacagtccttatcactacagaaaaggaacaatagaattacaaaaccagaaatttccaaagctagaccaaaaacttctgaaccaataattaacattaccaaacatgcttcatcttgtggttgtaatgaatgctttgctaattacatataaccaactaactaccaagacagaccAGGACACCAGTAACAGAAATTGTATTGAacaaattttaccaaattaaggaggtgccctttaataCACCAACATCGAGAAACGAACTTAGTTCTGGAatccattaaaatacaaaaagtggaaattataaaaatcaaaaaattagacttattaatattcaactatgaaaaacaaacaactgcagaatctaataaccaacatacaaatacaacgattaaaaaaccacaaataaattcaaatgcatataa from Macrobrachium nipponense isolate FS-2020 chromosome 36, ASM1510439v2, whole genome shotgun sequence includes:
- the LOC135203536 gene encoding H/ACA ribonucleoprotein complex subunit 1-like, encoding MSVKLGENMKAKSFKANTTLFIDPAKLLPLRIFLPGGDKGRGGGRGRGGRGGGRGGGRGGGGRGGGGGFGRGVGEEEEEEEEDW